One window from the genome of Paenibacillus azoreducens encodes:
- a CDS encoding transposase — translation MLDNGVVLFCWKEGEELNPKQVKAFLSTDVSLTNKQILSYYSKRWSIETYFRAAKVHLGLDRYQVRSTKAIDRYWALLSFASMCCIYSGQGNLLDGLHQYR, via the coding sequence TTGCTGGATAATGGAGTCGTTCTTTTCTGCTGGAAAGAAGGAGAAGAACTGAACCCAAAGCAAGTAAAAGCTTTTCTAAGTACAGATGTTTCTCTAACCAACAAGCAAATTCTGAGCTATTACAGCAAGCGATGGTCGATTGAAACGTATTTTCGAGCGGCGAAGGTCCACCTCGGCTTGGATCGATATCAGGTTCGATCTACGAAAGCGATCGATCGCTACTGGGCGCTACTCTCTTTTGCTTCAATGTGCTGTATTTACAGCGGGCAAGGCAATCTTTTGGATGGGTTGCACCAATATCGATGA
- a CDS encoding reverse transcriptase domain-containing protein, with translation MKERIFHRWSCGYRPNYGAKLVVQIILWNIETEHNFIYDCDIRGFFDNIPHKKLMGILTKYIADGTVLDMIWKWLKAGYMEEGKYHEVDAGTPQGGVISPILANLYLNELDWKLEEHGIRFVRYADDFLLFAKTEEEIRKAAEVTRETLAELGLEVAMEKTKMVNFKKDDFDFLGFTFEHWRERKKDGRPVFHRETQGFHVERFQAESEGQDTENPNVEQESMAGTCQSNYSREGKLFPEPVQSRRGKQAIWTGKSLFL, from the coding sequence GTGAAGGAAAGGATTTTCCATCGTTGGTCGTGCGGATATCGCCCAAATTATGGGGCAAAACTCGTCGTCCAGATTATCCTGTGGAACATTGAGACAGAGCATAATTTTATTTATGACTGTGACATTCGCGGCTTCTTCGATAACATTCCCCACAAGAAACTGATGGGGATCCTGACGAAGTACATCGCGGATGGAACGGTACTGGATATGATCTGGAAGTGGTTAAAAGCAGGGTATATGGAAGAAGGCAAATACCACGAAGTAGATGCCGGAACGCCGCAAGGTGGTGTCATCTCGCCTATACTAGCCAACCTATATCTAAATGAGTTGGATTGGAAGTTAGAGGAGCACGGTATCCGCTTCGTGCGCTACGCTGACGATTTTCTTTTATTCGCGAAAACGGAGGAAGAAATCCGAAAAGCGGCTGAAGTCACCCGAGAAACATTAGCAGAGCTAGGATTGGAAGTCGCCATGGAGAAAACCAAGATGGTAAACTTCAAGAAAGATGACTTCGACTTTCTGGGATTCACGTTTGAACACTGGCGGGAGCGGAAGAAGGATGGCAGGCCCGTATTTCATCGCGAAACCCAAGGATTCCACGTGGAAAGGTTTCAAGCAGAAAGTGAAGGCCAAGACACGGAAAACCCTAACGTTGAACAAGAAAGCATGGCTGGAACGTGTCAATCCAATTATTCAAGGGAAGGTAAACTATTTCCTGAACCTGTACAAAGCCGTAGAGGAAAACAAGCGATATGGACAGGAAAGTCGTTGTTTCTTTAA
- a CDS encoding AAA family ATPase gives MRVFPYFIFLTICLLALVITTIPRSRIFILKGAQDSVVKAEMIAFVEFCNIISVVKKILEDTQMLIGVFLRHYKIYRGLYFIPINSDYNNKYSVYIGNNGAGKSSILESLNTFFNGANWNRNKDGKKDDAFIAPIFLVRKEEFINTLELGDEDILYFEFLSDYFWSSNTELGSNFSTDEFKKFYQYRDILKNKYDKEEYFLFLVGIAFNNKNDAYFITFNDSLLKKVPLDLKDYKYQKILDLVKEYYTYVYIPIEASPSDILKIENREMQELMNRDILNEIDNILNQKNIKNGSRGHYSVIEFLNNSLNTYMDSINDIISKIDERYAYKVEGMYKKNLKSSDVRKKILEAYFSIRTLKKDRKEVSELSSGEQRTALLDVATAFLIESSSAHKNVILAVDEPENSLHISRAFSQFERLRNLSTKNQILITTHWYGSLPVTDTGDLHYIELISDKKVEMHSFKLNNYFEKRGKLPDDIIIKSYFELSSSILSSMRSEEKNWIICEGTDDKIYLEYYLRNVPNLQVFAVGGCANVVKMYNYLYLPFCEREENRAINSKLLCLVDTDEHLNIIDFNSSTKGEKLKIARIQMSDDDVLLSKLSSGGIYTPTEIEDCLDPELLYDSLVQCISKYGDSVQRDSIAMFSFKQDMKNSKIKGEQSILAPSSIEAIEHKEFIYQFIDDYRNKYLISELYVKNAMKRGHKMPSLFRRIEQFFDVI, from the coding sequence ATGAGAGTGTTTCCCTACTTTATTTTTCTAACCATATGTTTATTAGCACTGGTCATTACAACTATCCCAAGAAGTAGGATATTTATACTTAAGGGCGCTCAAGATAGTGTTGTCAAAGCTGAAATGATAGCATTTGTAGAATTTTGTAATATAATATCAGTAGTAAAAAAGATATTGGAGGATACGCAAATGTTAATTGGAGTATTTCTAAGGCACTATAAAATTTATCGAGGGCTATACTTCATTCCTATTAATTCAGATTATAATAATAAATATTCTGTGTATATTGGTAACAACGGGGCGGGTAAGAGTTCAATATTAGAGTCATTAAATACATTTTTCAATGGTGCTAATTGGAACAGAAATAAAGATGGTAAAAAGGATGACGCTTTTATTGCTCCTATATTTTTAGTGAGAAAAGAAGAATTTATTAATACATTAGAATTAGGTGATGAAGATATATTGTATTTTGAATTTTTAAGCGACTATTTCTGGTCATCTAACACTGAACTAGGATCAAATTTTTCTACAGATGAATTTAAAAAATTCTATCAATATAGAGATATTTTAAAGAATAAGTATGATAAAGAAGAATATTTTTTGTTTCTTGTTGGTATAGCATTTAACAACAAGAATGATGCTTATTTTATCACATTTAATGATAGCCTTTTGAAGAAAGTTCCTCTTGATTTAAAGGATTATAAATATCAAAAAATTCTTGATCTTGTAAAAGAGTATTATACTTATGTATATATTCCGATTGAAGCGAGCCCAAGTGATATTCTCAAGATAGAAAATCGAGAAATGCAAGAATTAATGAACAGAGACATTTTAAACGAAATCGATAATATATTAAATCAAAAAAATATTAAAAATGGGAGTCGGGGTCACTATAGTGTGATAGAATTTTTAAATAATTCTTTAAACACATATATGGATTCTATAAATGATATTATAAGTAAAATCGATGAGCGATACGCTTATAAGGTTGAGGGGATGTATAAGAAAAATCTTAAATCCTCAGATGTGAGAAAGAAAATATTAGAAGCGTATTTTTCTATTCGAACGCTCAAAAAAGATAGAAAAGAGGTTAGTGAGCTTAGCTCTGGAGAACAGAGAACAGCACTACTTGATGTGGCAACAGCTTTTCTAATAGAAAGTTCAAGTGCTCATAAAAATGTAATATTAGCTGTTGATGAACCTGAAAATTCATTACATATATCTAGGGCGTTTAGCCAATTTGAAAGACTGAGGAATCTTTCTACTAAAAATCAGATTCTAATCACCACTCACTGGTATGGTTCTCTACCAGTTACTGATACTGGGGATTTACATTACATTGAATTAATTAGTGATAAGAAAGTTGAAATGCATTCATTTAAATTAAACAATTATTTTGAGAAACGCGGGAAGCTACCAGATGATATTATTATTAAAAGCTATTTTGAATTATCTTCCTCAATATTAAGTTCGATGAGATCGGAAGAGAAGAATTGGATTATATGTGAAGGTACTGACGATAAAATATATCTTGAATATTATCTTCGTAATGTTCCTAACCTTCAAGTCTTTGCAGTTGGCGGATGTGCTAATGTAGTTAAAATGTATAATTATTTATATCTACCTTTTTGCGAACGAGAAGAAAATAGAGCCATTAATAGTAAACTACTATGTCTAGTAGATACTGATGAGCACTTAAATATCATTGATTTCAATAGTAGTACAAAGGGAGAAAAACTTAAGATTGCAAGGATACAAATGAGTGACGATGATGTATTGCTATCTAAACTTTCATCTGGTGGGATTTATACACCGACTGAGATAGAGGATTGTCTTGATCCAGAGCTCCTGTATGATTCTCTCGTTCAATGTATTTCTAAATATGGAGATAGTGTTCAAAGAGATTCAATAGCAATGTTTTCCTTTAAGCAGGATATGAAAAACTCAAAGATAAAAGGTGAACAATCTATATTAGCACCTAGTTCAATTGAAGCAATAGAGCATAAGGAATTTATTTATCAATTTATTGATGATTATAGGAACAAATATTTGATTTCAGAGTTATATGTTAAAAATGCTATGAAGAGAGGGCATAAGATGCCATCTTTGTTTCGAAGAATAGAACAGTTTTTTGATGTGATTTGA